One Bacillus sp. F19 genomic region harbors:
- a CDS encoding LacI family transcriptional regulator, which yields MVTIYDIAKKANVSPMTVSRVINNSGKISEKTRKNVEKVIEELNYIPNNAARSLILKETKILSLIITDITNPFYTKVARGAEDKAKQMGYRLLLSNSDESLGKESEYVKMLLSAGVDGVLIAPSGDESKKNLRTLIKNKIPFVLIDREIPEIDCDLVLGDNYQGTRKLIEHLIDEGHSRIALINGPSNVSTARAREKAFIETLQLAGIKPNKKLLANLSFMQNDAYPLIKKMMSLPDDEKPTAIFAANNFIAIDTIKSLRELNIHVPKDIAIVCFDDPDPIPDFNPFLTVASQPAYNFGYIGIQLLIERIEGNGPKEKQKVILPPQVLIRKSSQKL from the coding sequence ATGGTTACCATTTATGATATCGCTAAAAAGGCTAACGTTTCTCCAATGACAGTATCCAGAGTAATCAACAACTCTGGAAAAATTAGTGAAAAGACAAGAAAAAACGTTGAAAAAGTTATAGAGGAACTCAACTATATTCCAAATAATGCAGCAAGAAGTTTAATTTTAAAAGAAACGAAAATACTTTCCTTGATCATCACGGATATTACAAATCCTTTTTACACAAAGGTGGCACGCGGTGCGGAGGATAAGGCAAAACAAATGGGCTATCGCCTCCTTCTTAGTAATAGTGATGAAAGCTTGGGAAAAGAATCGGAATATGTTAAAATGCTTCTTTCAGCAGGAGTCGATGGGGTTTTAATAGCTCCTTCAGGGGATGAGTCGAAAAAAAATCTTAGAACACTTATCAAAAATAAAATACCGTTTGTTTTAATTGACAGGGAGATCCCGGAAATAGATTGTGATCTTGTACTTGGAGATAACTATCAAGGAACACGAAAATTAATCGAGCACTTAATCGACGAGGGACATTCCAGAATTGCATTAATCAATGGACCGTCCAATGTTTCAACTGCTCGTGCAAGGGAAAAAGCTTTTATCGAAACATTGCAACTCGCCGGGATAAAACCAAATAAAAAACTTTTGGCAAATCTTTCTTTCATGCAGAATGATGCATATCCACTTATTAAGAAGATGATGTCTCTGCCAGATGATGAAAAACCGACTGCGATTTTTGCTGCAAACAACTTTATTGCGATCGATACAATTAAAAGCCTTCGTGAGTTAAATATTCATGTACCTAAAGATATCGCAATCGTTTGTTTTGATGATCCTGATCCGATACCTGACTTTAATCCGTTTTTGACCGTAGCTTCACAGCCTGCCTATAATTTCGGCTATATTGGTATCCAACTTCTTATTGAAAGAATTGAAGGCAACGGTCCTAAAGAAAAGCAAAAAGTGATTCTTCCGCCGCAAGTGCTGATTAGAAAATCGTCACAGAAACTCTAA
- a CDS encoding sugar ABC transporter permease → MEQPIIKQTQTTGTSIGLYSKRKKKLTKDHLLAIAFILPSILFITVFVYGFISWTGYVSLSNWNSLVPDFSLAGFKNYQFLFNDFRFQADLRNTIVFTVLFIAAIIFIGQFLAVLLDQKIKGESLFRNIFFFPMALSFVVTGVVWQWLLNPSTGVNLFLTKIGLDSRWYTDTNILAGFKWGKIEFGIPVAIIAVVIAAVWQMTGFSVAMYLAGLRGISDEIREAARMDGATEFQIYRKIILPLLRPITVSVVIIMAHISLKIFDLIYAMTGSGANFVTDVPGVYMFETTFRGNYYANGAAIAIVMLISVAIFIVPYLISSRKGDSK, encoded by the coding sequence ATGGAGCAGCCCATCATCAAACAAACCCAAACGACCGGAACGTCCATTGGACTATACAGCAAAAGAAAGAAAAAGCTAACGAAAGACCATCTTCTAGCCATTGCATTTATCTTGCCATCTATTCTTTTCATTACAGTCTTCGTATACGGATTCATCAGCTGGACGGGTTATGTATCACTCAGTAATTGGAATTCTCTCGTTCCGGATTTCTCATTAGCAGGATTCAAAAACTATCAATTTTTATTTAACGATTTCCGTTTTCAGGCTGATTTGCGCAATACTATTGTTTTTACCGTCTTATTCATTGCAGCAATCATATTTATTGGTCAGTTCCTTGCGGTTTTATTAGATCAAAAAATCAAGGGAGAATCGCTCTTCCGGAATATCTTTTTCTTCCCCATGGCATTATCTTTCGTCGTAACAGGAGTCGTGTGGCAATGGTTGTTGAATCCTTCGACAGGAGTCAACCTCTTTTTGACAAAAATCGGGCTTGATTCAAGATGGTATACCGATACGAATATATTAGCCGGATTTAAATGGGGGAAAATCGAATTTGGGATCCCTGTCGCTATTATTGCTGTAGTCATTGCGGCAGTATGGCAGATGACAGGGTTCTCGGTTGCAATGTATTTAGCAGGTCTTAGAGGAATTTCTGATGAGATTAGAGAGGCTGCGAGAATGGACGGTGCTACGGAATTTCAAATTTACCGTAAAATCATTCTGCCTTTGCTTCGGCCTATTACGGTAAGTGTTGTCATCATCATGGCCCATATTTCGTTGAAAATATTTGACCTGATATATGCGATGACTGGTTCAGGGGCAAACTTTGTCACAGATGTTCCCGGTGTTTACATGTTTGAGACGACCTTCCGAGGAAACTATTATGCAAATGGTGCAGCGATCGCCATCGTTATGCTTATTTCGGTAGCTATCTTTATTGTTCCTTATCTGATCTCCAGTAGAAAGGGGGATTCCAAATGA
- a CDS encoding response regulator, producing MNVVIADDEMLERKAMRMFLEKNFSNIKVAGEASNGREAIELAERLQPDFMLMDIKMPGIDGIEAIRQIRKRQMNIKFILVSAYDSFEYAKEAMKEGVKEYILKPGKKEETMEAISRVCDEIINERAVSDQKEEYMYFAQENFLLKILQYDVREEFLTQQRQLYPDMQSGFFFVADLGDCGDDDLFQQLLKRYSPYPHITVYYGQKYVTLFISPKEHPKTEALVLAKKIVSAITTRIWIGIGYPYSKVEQLPYSYQEALQTLRALKKDNRSLYCLPFAKKEELIEELEELFFCVFQGEIPSALSIVQQLLGKMEQNELYIKIRERLVREGISISIHQLSFPQTEVEWKEFIQNLCMKVLEFYHSNNPIEKAKKYIDLYYQEPITLEQVADHVKLSPTYFTKLFKETSQTTFIDYLTEARLAKARQLLNENTYSLKEISHMIGYKDPNYFSRVFKKHYLISPKQFNKQHSGD from the coding sequence ATGAACGTAGTGATCGCTGATGATGAAATGCTAGAACGCAAGGCAATGAGAATGTTTCTAGAAAAAAATTTCAGTAATATTAAAGTGGCAGGAGAGGCTTCAAACGGGAGAGAGGCAATTGAATTAGCAGAGCGTCTTCAGCCTGATTTTATGTTAATGGACATTAAAATGCCAGGTATTGATGGAATTGAGGCCATTCGACAGATACGGAAAAGGCAGATGAACATCAAATTCATCTTGGTTTCAGCTTATGATTCTTTTGAATATGCCAAAGAGGCAATGAAAGAGGGTGTCAAAGAATATATTTTGAAGCCGGGAAAGAAAGAAGAAACAATGGAAGCGATATCAAGAGTCTGTGATGAAATAATAAACGAGAGAGCAGTCTCAGACCAAAAAGAAGAGTATATGTATTTTGCTCAGGAAAACTTCCTCTTAAAGATTCTCCAATATGATGTGAGGGAGGAATTTCTGACACAGCAAAGGCAGCTGTATCCGGACATGCAAAGCGGTTTTTTCTTTGTCGCAGATCTAGGGGATTGTGGGGATGACGATTTATTTCAGCAGTTGCTGAAACGTTATTCGCCGTATCCGCATATTACTGTTTACTATGGCCAAAAGTATGTAACCCTATTTATTAGTCCAAAAGAACATCCCAAGACGGAAGCGCTCGTTTTAGCGAAGAAAATCGTATCCGCCATCACAACAAGGATCTGGATTGGCATAGGTTATCCTTATTCAAAAGTGGAGCAACTTCCCTATTCATATCAGGAGGCTTTACAAACTCTTCGCGCATTGAAAAAAGACAACCGAAGTCTATATTGTCTTCCTTTTGCTAAGAAAGAAGAGTTAATTGAGGAATTAGAAGAATTGTTTTTCTGTGTTTTTCAGGGGGAAATACCCTCAGCCCTTTCAATTGTTCAACAGCTTCTAGGAAAAATGGAACAGAACGAGTTGTATATAAAAATCAGAGAAAGGCTTGTACGGGAAGGCATTTCGATATCGATCCATCAACTTTCTTTTCCGCAAACAGAAGTCGAATGGAAGGAATTTATACAAAATCTCTGTATGAAGGTATTGGAGTTTTATCATTCAAATAATCCGATTGAAAAAGCTAAAAAATATATCGATTTGTACTACCAAGAACCAATCACCCTGGAACAGGTTGCTGATCATGTAAAACTAAGTCCTACCTATTTTACAAAGCTTTTTAAGGAAACATCCCAAACGACTTTTATAGATTATCTCACTGAGGCTCGACTTGCCAAAGCAAGACAATTATTAAATGAAAATACATATAGTTTGAAAGAGATAAGCCACATGATTGGCTACAAGGATCCAAACTACTTTAGCAGGGTATTTAAAAAACACTACCTGATTTCGCCGAAGCAATTTAATAAGCAGCATTCTGGTGACTGA
- a CDS encoding carbohydrate ABC transporter permease, whose protein sequence is MTIRTFTKPLLYFMLVGISLLFLMPVYVMIVTSLKPLDQVTLTEMWKLPATLDFSSYSVAFTKLAPNLLNSFYLVIPATLLSALLGSLNGYILSKWKFKGADTVFTLILFGMFIPYQSILIPMIQFLREIGLYNTIAGLVFVHVVYGIPITTLMFRNFYASIPDEMIESAKIDGAGFIRIFRYIMIPLSITGFVVVAIWQFTNIWNEFLFAVTITTSSQQPIMVALQNLSGSQIVQWNVQMAGALLAALPTLLVYIFLGKFFVKGLLAGSVKG, encoded by the coding sequence ATGACAATTAGAACCTTTACCAAACCGTTGTTATATTTTATGTTAGTCGGAATCAGCCTTTTATTCCTGATGCCAGTCTATGTCATGATCGTGACCAGTTTGAAGCCTTTGGACCAAGTCACCTTGACAGAGATGTGGAAGCTGCCTGCAACACTTGATTTCAGCAGTTATTCTGTGGCGTTTACTAAGCTTGCACCTAACCTATTGAACTCTTTTTATCTCGTCATTCCAGCCACGCTTTTATCGGCACTTTTGGGATCTTTGAATGGCTATATTTTATCCAAATGGAAGTTCAAAGGCGCAGACACTGTATTTACATTAATTCTATTTGGGATGTTTATTCCCTACCAAAGCATCCTAATTCCGATGATTCAATTCCTGCGGGAAATTGGATTGTACAATACCATCGCGGGACTCGTTTTTGTACACGTGGTTTATGGGATCCCAATAACCACTCTTATGTTCCGAAACTTCTATGCTAGCATTCCAGACGAAATGATAGAATCAGCCAAGATTGACGGAGCGGGGTTTATCCGGATTTTCCGTTATATCATGATTCCACTTTCGATTACTGGATTTGTCGTGGTCGCCATCTGGCAGTTCACGAACATCTGGAATGAGTTCTTGTTTGCCGTGACTATCACGACTTCCAGCCAACAGCCGATCATGGTCGCCCTTCAGAATTTATCAGGAAGCCAAATCGTTCAATGGAATGTACAAATGGCTGGGGCACTGCTCGCTGCCCTTCCCACCCTATTAGTCTATATTTTCTTAGGGAAGTTTTTTGTAAAGGGATTACTTGCGGGATCAGTAAAAGGGTGA
- a CDS encoding ABC transporter substrate-binding protein → MKKRIWLSILLAFSLILSACSSSKSAGDGEDKKDSGKMEIFSWWTGAGEEDGLKALIKLFEEKYPDVPIENAAVAGGAGTNAKAVLASRMQGNDPPATFQIHGGAELNEGWVKADKMEPIDDLYEKEGLKDKFPQDLIDMVSKDGKIYSVPVNIHRGNVLWYNKKVFEENGLQAPTTFNEFFEVADKLKAKGITPLALGDKESWTATHLFETVLLGKLGAEEYTKLWKGELALDDKKVVEAVETFKKMLSYINEDHSSRNWQDASQLVANGEAAMNVMGDWAKGYFVNDLKLKVNEDFGYITTPETEGQFMVVTDTFGLPKGVKNPDDVKKFLAVLGSVEGQDAFNPLKGSIPARTDADVSKYDQYGKDTIEDFKEAKLAASLAHGSAAPEGYLTKVNQAVNIFVTQKDVKGFVETLTAASSELK, encoded by the coding sequence TTGAAAAAGAGGATATGGTTATCTATATTATTGGCGTTTTCTTTGATTCTTTCTGCCTGCAGTTCATCAAAGAGCGCAGGGGATGGCGAAGATAAAAAGGATTCAGGTAAAATGGAAATATTTAGCTGGTGGACCGGAGCCGGTGAAGAAGATGGATTAAAAGCACTAATAAAGCTTTTCGAAGAGAAATACCCAGATGTTCCGATTGAAAATGCAGCCGTTGCAGGCGGTGCCGGAACGAATGCTAAAGCGGTCCTGGCAAGCCGGATGCAAGGAAATGATCCTCCTGCAACCTTCCAGATCCATGGCGGAGCCGAGTTGAATGAAGGATGGGTAAAGGCCGACAAAATGGAACCAATCGATGATCTATATGAAAAAGAAGGATTAAAGGACAAGTTTCCACAAGATTTAATAGATATGGTTAGCAAGGATGGTAAGATTTACTCCGTTCCTGTTAATATTCATCGCGGAAATGTTCTATGGTACAACAAAAAGGTATTTGAAGAAAATGGCCTCCAAGCCCCGACTACTTTTAACGAGTTTTTTGAAGTGGCAGATAAGTTAAAAGCAAAGGGTATCACTCCGTTAGCGTTGGGTGATAAAGAGTCTTGGACAGCAACCCATTTATTTGAAACTGTATTGCTAGGCAAGCTTGGAGCCGAGGAATACACCAAACTTTGGAAGGGTGAACTTGCACTTGACGACAAAAAAGTAGTCGAGGCTGTTGAAACGTTCAAGAAAATGCTTTCATACATCAACGAAGACCATAGCTCACGGAACTGGCAAGATGCCTCCCAATTAGTGGCAAATGGAGAAGCAGCTATGAATGTCATGGGCGACTGGGCAAAAGGTTACTTTGTGAATGACTTGAAGCTCAAAGTCAATGAAGACTTTGGATATATTACAACACCTGAAACAGAAGGGCAATTCATGGTTGTCACTGATACGTTTGGGCTTCCAAAAGGTGTTAAGAATCCGGATGATGTGAAGAAATTCCTTGCTGTATTAGGCTCTGTGGAAGGCCAGGACGCCTTTAACCCGTTAAAAGGTTCAATTCCTGCCCGTACGGATGCAGACGTTTCTAAATATGATCAGTATGGAAAGGATACGATTGAAGATTTTAAAGAAGCAAAATTGGCTGCAAGCTTGGCCCATGGCTCAGCAGCACCTGAGGGCTATCTGACCAAAGTCAATCAGGCGGTCAATATTTTTGTTACACAGAAAGATGTGAAGGGGTTTGTGGAAACCCTAACAGCAGCTTCTTCTGAATTGAAATAA
- a CDS encoding glycoside hydrolase family 92 protein, which translates to MGKKLLSMFMIVLILLTMMEPLSSDSVMAVSESHPQESKTTNVALNAKATASGQCNEYENPSFAVDGRTDTKWCDNSGTAQKWLELDLGKEYNINQWVVQNACIGESKNCPYWNTNSFRLQMSEDGKTWEDIDVVKDNYQTIVDRYVPTFKGRYIRLYLDKPSTQDSNARIYELELYGTDVEQTPAYPEINKKPVDYVDPFINTLGDNGQTNPGPTTPFGLVSLGPDSDGGAFSGYYYQDKYLKGFSHLRFSGVGCSGAGGNILMKPGIGSFTNDSKKYKEKYDKNSEEASPGYYKVKLESDIEVELTASKRVGFHKYKFPKSQDGYVLIDLANSYAGMLDASLKVENNNEISGYITGKNVCGHGYYKMYYSIQFDQDFDSYQSWSGDAVGDDESRSGTKIGVFAKFDTNKNQEIKAKVGLSPISVEEAKYERDHDIPNWNFDQQRSKTRKIWSKLLNKVEITDNDEENKTIFYTQLYHSFLHPNNVTSSKGEFRAARDENTIRSTSEFGKDFEYYSGWTTWDDFRKYSLYSILAPQEFDNIVKSMVDVYKTRGSYVQWGQGYWPSPTVRNEFNGAVILDAYTKGFDDFDAYTALQGMAVDTDHYVPNKVSGALEKAYSAYYPMKLASLLGDKATYLKYREIALSYQDLWNPTQKDDQQNVRGFFTPNAETVASVSKINEFAYQGNLWHYRWFVPHDVQGLAKLRGSSEKLADDLEYFFEIDEYMAINEPDIQAPYMFNYLGKPYLTQKYVREYTTEVVTQKYHNHGLYALPIKSRVYRADPEGYLPSMDDDAGAMSSWFVYSAMGLFPGNPGDPYYMIGSPIFSEMTLHLEKGKSFTIKANDVSSKNRYIQEAKLNRKSFDQAWISYEDIMKGGKLEFQMGSTPNKEWGADPSKTPPSTDFTKEVILKLNSITVPAPVKVAIGTAKTAEALGLPEKIALVTDGGNVDASVNWDVNSASYDPTATTAQTFTVTGKVTLPIGVTNPNSVPLTTSISVSAKPAELVAHWKFDEGSGTTVGDSSGNSNTGTLVNNPTWTDSGKGGALAFSGGSRAEFNSSATLNKTGDESVSLWFKTSQPATGNANLFRQDKRFTALQLTSGGQARVAYWPNASSSYKALAFPWTYNDNKWHHYVASYDHSTGLKIYVDGNLVASNTTNLGPLPTVTNKIVLGANESGGEAYNGLLDDVRVFDLALTQDEVRQLSDQQPPTTTDNAPSGSVN; encoded by the coding sequence ATGGGAAAAAAGCTTTTATCCATGTTTATGATCGTATTGATTCTATTGACTATGATGGAACCATTATCGTCGGACTCCGTTATGGCGGTATCCGAATCCCATCCGCAGGAATCAAAGACCACGAATGTGGCTTTGAATGCGAAGGCGACAGCCAGCGGTCAATGTAATGAATATGAAAATCCTAGTTTTGCCGTGGATGGCAGAACCGATACGAAGTGGTGTGACAATTCCGGTACTGCTCAGAAATGGCTAGAGTTGGATTTGGGCAAAGAATACAACATTAACCAATGGGTTGTACAAAATGCTTGTATTGGTGAATCAAAAAATTGTCCTTACTGGAATACCAATTCATTTCGTTTGCAGATGAGTGAAGACGGAAAGACCTGGGAAGATATCGATGTTGTAAAGGATAACTATCAGACAATCGTTGACAGATACGTCCCTACGTTTAAAGGTCGTTATATTAGGCTCTATCTAGATAAACCTTCCACTCAAGACTCAAACGCTAGGATTTACGAGTTAGAATTGTATGGCACAGATGTAGAACAAACGCCTGCTTATCCGGAGATTAACAAAAAACCTGTAGATTATGTCGATCCATTTATCAACACATTAGGCGATAATGGCCAGACGAATCCTGGTCCAACAACGCCGTTCGGTCTAGTATCATTGGGACCGGATTCCGATGGTGGGGCATTTAGTGGATATTATTATCAAGATAAATATCTGAAAGGGTTTTCACACCTTCGATTCAGCGGTGTCGGCTGCAGCGGTGCAGGTGGAAATATCTTGATGAAGCCTGGGATCGGTTCGTTTACGAATGACAGCAAAAAATATAAAGAGAAGTACGACAAAAACAGTGAGGAAGCATCACCTGGCTATTATAAAGTGAAACTTGAATCCGACATTGAAGTGGAACTGACTGCTTCGAAGCGTGTAGGATTCCATAAATATAAGTTTCCTAAATCACAAGATGGGTATGTGCTAATTGATCTAGCAAACTCATATGCAGGGATGCTAGATGCTAGTCTTAAGGTTGAAAATAACAATGAAATATCAGGCTATATTACAGGAAAAAATGTATGTGGTCATGGCTACTATAAAATGTATTATTCTATTCAGTTTGATCAAGATTTCGACTCCTATCAGTCTTGGTCTGGCGATGCTGTCGGAGACGATGAGAGTCGCAGCGGCACAAAGATTGGGGTATTTGCAAAATTTGACACAAACAAAAATCAGGAGATAAAAGCAAAAGTTGGTCTTTCTCCAATTAGTGTAGAAGAGGCAAAATATGAAAGAGATCATGATATTCCGAATTGGAATTTTGACCAGCAACGGAGCAAAACGAGAAAAATTTGGAGTAAGCTTCTAAACAAGGTGGAAATCACCGACAACGATGAGGAAAACAAGACGATTTTCTATACGCAGCTGTATCACTCCTTCCTTCACCCAAATAATGTCACAAGCTCAAAAGGCGAGTTCCGAGCGGCAAGGGATGAGAATACGATTCGCAGCACCTCTGAGTTTGGCAAGGACTTTGAATATTACTCAGGCTGGACGACATGGGATGATTTTAGGAAATACTCCTTGTATTCAATACTTGCTCCTCAGGAGTTTGATAATATTGTGAAATCTATGGTGGATGTATATAAGACTAGGGGCTCCTATGTCCAGTGGGGGCAAGGGTACTGGCCAAGTCCGACTGTACGGAATGAATTTAACGGTGCGGTAATCCTTGATGCTTATACAAAAGGATTTGATGATTTCGACGCGTATACGGCTCTTCAAGGGATGGCTGTCGATACAGATCATTATGTTCCTAATAAAGTATCCGGAGCACTAGAGAAAGCATACAGTGCTTATTACCCGATGAAGCTAGCTTCTCTTCTTGGAGACAAGGCAACCTATTTGAAATACCGGGAAATTGCGTTGTCTTATCAGGATCTCTGGAACCCAACACAGAAGGATGACCAACAAAATGTACGAGGATTTTTTACGCCGAATGCAGAAACAGTTGCAAGCGTTTCAAAGATCAATGAATTTGCTTATCAAGGAAATCTGTGGCATTACCGATGGTTCGTTCCGCATGATGTCCAAGGTCTGGCCAAACTAAGGGGGAGCTCTGAAAAGTTAGCTGATGACCTAGAGTATTTCTTTGAAATTGATGAATATATGGCAATCAACGAACCGGATATTCAAGCGCCGTATATGTTTAATTATTTGGGCAAGCCTTATTTAACCCAGAAATATGTGAGAGAATACACGACGGAAGTAGTTACACAAAAGTACCATAACCATGGATTGTATGCTTTGCCGATCAAATCACGTGTATACCGTGCTGATCCAGAGGGGTATTTGCCTTCGATGGATGATGATGCCGGGGCAATGTCTTCCTGGTTCGTGTATAGCGCAATGGGGTTATTCCCTGGAAATCCCGGAGACCCTTACTATATGATCGGTTCGCCTATCTTCTCTGAAATGACATTGCATCTTGAGAAAGGGAAGTCATTTACGATAAAGGCAAACGATGTATCTAGTAAAAATCGCTATATTCAAGAGGCGAAGCTGAACCGGAAAAGCTTTGATCAGGCATGGATCAGCTACGAGGATATTATGAAAGGCGGAAAACTAGAATTCCAAATGGGCTCAACCCCGAACAAAGAATGGGGAGCTGATCCAAGTAAAACTCCTCCTTCTACGGATTTCACAAAAGAGGTCATTCTTAAATTGAACAGCATCACAGTACCTGCACCGGTAAAAGTGGCCATCGGAACGGCGAAGACAGCGGAAGCTCTTGGATTACCCGAAAAAATAGCCCTTGTAACCGATGGGGGAAATGTGGATGCCAGTGTGAATTGGGATGTAAATAGTGCAAGCTACGATCCAACTGCCACGACGGCGCAGACCTTCACGGTAACAGGAAAAGTAACTCTGCCTATTGGAGTCACAAACCCGAACAGCGTTCCATTGACAACAAGCATTAGCGTATCTGCAAAGCCTGCTGAACTAGTAGCCCACTGGAAGTTCGATGAAGGCTCCGGTACAACCGTCGGCGATTCTTCAGGCAACAGCAACACCGGAACTCTGGTTAACAACCCGACTTGGACCGATTCGGGCAAAGGCGGAGCGCTTGCTTTCAGCGGCGGCTCAAGGGCCGAGTTCAACTCTTCGGCAACTTTGAATAAAACAGGTGACGAGTCCGTGTCGTTGTGGTTCAAGACTTCTCAGCCTGCAACCGGCAACGCGAACCTTTTCCGTCAAGATAAGCGTTTCACGGCTCTTCAGTTGACAAGCGGGGGTCAAGCTCGCGTGGCCTATTGGCCCAATGCTTCATCCAGTTATAAAGCGCTGGCGTTTCCATGGACCTACAACGATAACAAATGGCATCATTATGTGGCTTCCTACGATCATTCAACTGGGCTGAAGATTTATGTCGACGGTAACTTAGTGGCAAGCAATACAACGAATCTCGGACCGCTTCCGACTGTGACGAATAAAATCGTGCTGGGAGCCAACGAATCCGGCGGGGAAGCTTACAATGGACTGCTGGACGACGTTCGCGTATTTGACCTCGCGTTGACTCAGGACGAAGTAAGGCAATTGAGTGATCAACAACCGCCAACGACAACGGACAATGCGCCAAGCGGCTCGGTCAATTAA